A window from Salarias fasciatus chromosome 11, fSalaFa1.1, whole genome shotgun sequence encodes these proteins:
- the LOC115397004 gene encoding uncharacterized protein LOC115397004, protein MRAARMFMHNGFISIYLLILWNSSTFSGNSPAVPLRFLLGCEAVIPCRPVKSRSDSFKWFFKKSDQNDQIEIYSEDKHGKQLHSVSHKRGQVKGDRSLVIDNFTELDQGSYWCESCDRTECKKSTVFRVTEDIWKETNTTVHVVEGRTFEQVCPGGIIPSQWTFEGQNLHEKSSLGPESKILTKNKHIRIRDVKTAHAGRYTCWTRGCRRAQKLLTVCLCVLRAHQRKDSSSCALTCDVESWKITSDTVINTSISMHVEPDGPLLCSSTQTFDENATVTSSYVAVNAYNTTGREEPKHQTPVRYIVPLIVSWLMIITLSFLFFRSRLWAAYSNRCRCGGNDNAEEETSVVYSTILIRTQNKAIHHNISEYDCIYSEINV, encoded by the exons CACCTGCAGTTCCTCTTCGTTTCTTACTGGGATGTGAGGCGGTGATTCCATGTCGACCTGTGAAGAGCCGCTCAGACTCTTTCAAATGGTTTTTCAAGAAGAGCGACCAAAACGACCAAATAGAAATATATTCTGAGGATAAGCATGGAAAACAGCTTCACTCTGTCAGccataaaagaggacaagttaAGGGTGATCGCTCCCTGGTCATTGATAATTTCACTGAGCTCGATCAAGGATCATACTGGTGTGAAAGCTGTGACCGAACCGAATGCAAAAAATCCACAGTTTTCAGAGTGACGGAAG acATTTGGAAGGAAACTAACACAACAGTTCATGTTGTAGAAGGCAGGACTTTTGAGCAAGTATGTCCGGGTGGAATAATCCCCTCACAATGGACTTTTGAAGGACAAAATCTTCATGAAAAATCCTCACTTGGACCAGAATCAAAAATTTTGACGAAGAACAAGCACATACGTATCAGAGATGTGAAAACAGCCCATGCTGGTCGATATACCTGCTGGACGAGAGGCTGCCGCAGAGCCCAGAAGCTTCTCACCGTTTGCTTGTGTGTATTGAGAG CTCACCAGAGAAAGGATTCATCCTCTTGTGCCTTGACATGTGATGTGGAATCCTGGAAAATCACTTCAGACACAGTGATCAATACTTCTATATCAATGCATGTAGAGCCAGATGGGCCTTTACTTTGCAGTTCGACACAGACGTTTGATGAGAACGCAACAGTAACCAGCAGTTATGTTGCAGTAAATGCATATAACACAACAG GTAGAGAAGAGCCAAAACATCAGACTCCAGTCAGATACATAGTGCCTCTCATCGTTTCATGGCTCATGATCATCACACTTTCCTTCTTGTTCTTCAGATCAAGACTGTGGGCGG CATATTCAAATCGCTGTCGCTGTGGAGGGAATGACAAC GCGGAAGAAGAGACTTCGGTGGTCTACTCGACGATTCTCATCAGGACACAGAACAAAGCAATTCATCATAATATCTCTGAATATGATTGTATTTATAGTGAAATAAATGTCTGA